Proteins encoded by one window of Heliangelus exortis chromosome 5, bHelExo1.hap1, whole genome shotgun sequence:
- the CEP170B gene encoding centrosomal protein of 170 kDa protein B isoform X5 yields MPSAKMSVTSWFLVSSTGIRHRLPREMIFVGRDDCELMLQSRSVDKQHAVINYDKEKDEHWVKDLGSLNGTFVNDVRIPDQKYITLKLNDVIRFGYDSNMYVLEQIQHKVPEEALKHEKYTSQLQMNYKGTALKRAEQPIEQGVYTESPQGKLEKGERKAITETNTYRTPLYGQPSWWGEDDANNKEDRRQEEHYSERSKEIAQHEEELNGNISAYRDAQEQSVFSFRREPSYFEIPTKEFQQPSKSPETQVHEIPTKDVDAVVAPVVQSHASFTIEFDDGTPGKIKIKDHITKFSLRQRRPYSKEPAHTEMMSAESKVADWLVQNDPSLMRRQSPVDDVYSTKSDLPVHVRTLKGNRHEDGTQSDSEDPVAPKAEKETSGSERATEQTRLQRQMRRDPHEMLHNKQAFVIEFFEDTPRKKRSQSFTHSAHSSQSDTDPGLKTKVEKRKNAVPAEKLGNAVPPPHLGTQAGKPNNSSSGTQRTSSFKREKTEDRINSSSSSASRTSTKTYGSVGRKSKMAQDFMAEYLRETAQSGKPSTEKPAALPMPVAPRVVVSSEPESTSAPPPEVKTAQGRRNDEEDSVSETGTYTIETESQDKEVEEARKMIDQVFGVLESPEFSRISSAFRPIIKGEKDDSGSHQHLISENGTSQKTPLLQAFASKAVSGSQADAQMSAASQGSQKWVSRWASLADSYSDAGSVSGQGDGGAESTVAPKPGEPENAVPLRTRRLLPQLPPSDKSDSPTPTVLVCQESYSEVTKRTVLKDHCVEAYGDPSSRLFIQEDLDPDSLSDASRSDDGFSMEKGRKYKENNKMLEQMGEDTKLESRQPGGSRVSNVRVVSEPVSASFYIGDDSNDMGIPSKLSRSVSHARADKDSKDQEFSFKSAGTPVPGKPPVKDVNAYINGSGKVVISLHQTLPQDQENVAGKETSSFVRQESFTKDKSSNGVSQNKLPHISSHPLLKDLEAVRSTRMDFGQETHLLLKDTETALAALEAKLLGQSQQLEPSETAGQLEDSLSGDSDVDTASTVSLVSGKNVPTGAPKRNAVASLQKEKSSSTPSIQDQCGQPSARDRLSEKRKTQAPEAPNRAEATKRFQMKRSAGPRGSLDFTDDERSSSLPYLPVPEAVVSDHEHSVNRPVPRRKPSTQAQAAKEDPNKTTSNVQKIQQVLTRSNSLSTPRPTRASKLRRARLGDASDNECIDTDKTSSNTDTTAQGSKQSTETKKLSRLDILAMPRKRAGSFTVPSDSETAQPRTTGFSGRSVDSYRKTGASEARAAARKTAAAASAKQPFSRTRSSSVKYSSSSTSRRRAQGSDYTSTSEEEYGSNHSSPKHKRSHTSTATQTPRIRGSGLSKQKHNGRETDDDEDFDDHPDPFNFMAQTAEIAEIARLSQTLVKDVAILAREIHDVAGDGDSHSSSGTGPSTSLISVPNTPASTISAREEVIFDNLMLNPVSQLSHAIRENTENLAEKMKILFQNSESTWEEMEAKINLENEVPILKTSNKEISSILKELRRVQKQLEVINAIIDPTGNLDIVASNKASAAAKQSTATKVRTANTSASTLETLSPAQMRNYTQKSNCGSSSLQDSNFIPDGEKYVI; encoded by the exons TCCCGCAGTGTGGATAAGCAGCACGCTGTAATCAACTATGACAAGGAGAAAGATGAGCACTGGGTGAAGGATCTCGGGAGCTTAAACGGA ACGTTTGTCAATGACGTGAGGATTCCTGACCAGAAATACATCACCCTAAAACTGAATGATGTTATTCGCTTCGGCTATG ATTCAAACATGTATGTCCTGGAGCAAATTCAACACAAAGTCCCAGAAGAAGCTTTAAAG CATGAGAAGTACACCAGCCAACTTCAGATGAATTACAAAGGCACAGCATTGAagagggcagagcagcccaTAGAGCAAGGTGTCTACACTGAGTCCCCACAAGGGAagctggagaaaggagagaggaaagcaaTTACAG AGACCAATACTTACCGCACCCCTCTGTATGGGCAGCCCTCCTGGTGGGGGGAAGATGATGCAAATAACAAGGAGGACAGAAGGCAAGAGGAACATTACTCAG AAAGATCGAAGGAGATAGCCCAACATGAAGAGGAACTGAATGGTAATATATCTGCTTATAGAGATGCCCAAGAACAGTCTGTCTTTTCCTTCCGGAGGGAGCCAAGTTACTTTGAGATTCCAACTAAAGAATTTCAGCAGCCATCCAAATCTCCAGAAACACAGGTCCATGAGATCCCAACAAAGGATGTTGATGCTGTCGTAGCCCCTGTTGTACAAAGTCATGCCTCTTTCACCATTGAATTTGATGATGGTACCCCTggtaaaataaagataaaagaCCACATAACTAAATTTTCACTCAGACAGAGAAGACCCTATAGTAAGGAACCAGCTCATACAGAAATGATGTCAGCAGAGAGCAAAGTGGCAGACTGGCTTGTCCAGAATGACCCAAGCTTGATGAGAAGGCAGTCTCCAGTAGACGATGTGTACAGTACAAAGAGTGACCTGCCAGTTCATGTGAGAACACTTAAAG GCAATAGGCACGAGGACGGGACGCAGAGTGACTCCGAAGACCCCGTGGCACCCAAGGCAGAGAAGGAGACGAGCGGCAGCGAACGTGCAACAGAGCAAACGAGGCTGCAGCGCCAGATGAGGCGCGATCCCCACGAGATGCTGCACAACAAGCAGGCCTTCGTCATCGAGTTCTTCGAGGACACGCCACGGAAGAAGCGGTCACAGTCCTTCACACACAGCGCTCACTCCTCCCAGAGCGACACCGATCCCGGGCTGAAGACCAAGGTTGAGAAGCGCAAGAACGCGGTGCCGGCAGAGAAGCTGGGAAATGCGGTGCCACCGCCCCACCTCGGGACCCAGGCGGGCAAACCCAATAACAGCTCCTCTGGGACCCAAAGAACTAGCTCCTTCAAGAGGGAGAAGACGGAGGATCGGATCAACTCTTCGTCCTCTTCTGCATCCAGAACATCAACCAAAACTTATGGGAGTGTTGGGAGGAAGTCTAAAATGGCTCAGGATTTTATGGCTGAGTACTTGAGAGAGACTGCTCAGTCTGGGAAGCCAAGCACTGAGAAACCGGCAGCTCTGCCCATGCCGGTAGCTCCACGTGTGGTTGTATCGTCAGAACCAGAGTCTACCTCTGCACCACCTCCTGAAGTGAAgactgcccagggcaggaggaatgATGAGGAAGACAGCGTAAGCGAGACAGGCACATACACCATTGAGACAGAGTCACAGGATAAAGAGGTGGAGGAAGCGCGAAAAATGATAGATCAG GTTTTTGGTGTTCTTGAGTCACCTGAATTTTCCAGAATCTCTTCAGCCTTTAGACCAATAATTAAAGGTGAAAAAGACGACTCTGGTTCTCATCAGCATCTAATCAGTGAAAATGGCACTAGTCAGAAGACACCCTTGCTCCAGGCATTTGCCTCAAAAGCTGTGAGTGGGTCTCAGGCTGATGCGCAG ATGTCTGCTGCATCTCAAGGGAGTCAGAAGTGGGTGTCTAGGTGGGCGAGCCTTGCAGACAGTTACTCTGATGCTGGATCTGTCTCTGGGCAGGGTGATGGAGGTGCAG AAAGCACTGTAGCCCCAAAACCTGGGGAACCAGAAAATGCTGTGCCCTTGAGGACAAGACgccttcttccccagctcccaccaaGTGATAAATCAGACAGTCCCACACCCACAGTCCTGGTCTGCCAGGAGTCCTACTCAGAGGTTACCAAGAGAACTGTCCTGAAGGACCACTGTGTGGAAGCCTATGGTGATCCCAGCAGCCGCCTCTTCATCCAAGAAGACCTGGATCCAGATAGCCTCAGTGATGCCAGTAGATCTGATGATGGCTTCAGCAtggaaaaaggcaggaaataCAAAGAGAACAATAAAATGCTAGAGCAGATGGGGGAAGACACAAAACTGGAGAGCCGGCAGCCGGGAGGCTCCCGGGTTTCAAATGTGAGAGTTGTAAGTGAACCAGTTTCTGCTTCATTCTACATTGGTGATGACAGCAATGACATGGGGATTCCCTCCAAGCTCTCCCGGAGTGTGTCCCATGCTCGAGCAGACAAAGATAGCAAGGATCAGGAGTTTTCCTTCAAGTCTGCTGGTACACCAGTCCCTGGAAAGCCACCTGTCAAAGATGTTAATGCTTACATTAATGGGTCCGGAAAAGTGGTTATTTCCCTTCATCAGACTCTTCCTCAAGATCAGGAAAATGTGGCAGGAAAGGAAACGTCATCTTTTGTTAGACAGGAAAGTTTTACCAAAGATAAATCAAGCAATGGTGTTTCTCAAAACAAACTCCCACATATTTCAAGTCACCCTCTGCTTAAAGATTTAGAGGCTGTTCGGTCAACCCGTATGGACTTTGGTCAGGAGACTCATCTTCTCCTTAAGGACACTGAAACTGCCTTAGCAGCACTGGAAGCCAAATTACTTGGTCAaagccagcagctggagcccTCAGAAACTGCTGGTCAGCTGGAGGACTCCTTGTCTGGAGACTCAGACGTGGACACCGCAAGCACAGTCAGCTTGGTGAGCGGTAAAAACGTCCCGACGGGCGCCCCAAAACGCAATGCAGTTGCGAGCTTGCAGAAGGAGAAGTCTTCCTCCACACCATCCATCCAGGACCAGTGTGGGCAGCCGAGCGCTCGGGACAGGCTGTCAGAGAAGCGGAAAACACAAGCACCGGAGGCGCCAAACCGCGCGGAGGCCACCAAACGCTTCCAGATGAAGCGGAGCGCTGGGCCTCGAGGGTCCCTCGACTTCACAGATGATGAGAGAAGCTCGAGCCTGCCCTACTTGCCGGTTCCTGAAGCAGTCGTGTCTGACCACGAGCACTCGGTAAACCGGCCGGTTCCCAGAAGGAAACCTTCTACTCAGGCTCAGGCTGCCAAGGAGGACCCCAACAAAACCACCTCGAACGTGCAGAAGATCCAGCAAGTTCTCACCCGCTCCAACAGTTTATCCACCCCACGGCCCACGAGGGCCTCAAAACTACGTCGTGCCCGTCTGGGAGATGCTTCGGACAATGAGTGCATCGATACTGACAAAACATCCTCCAACACCGACACCACTGCTCAGGGGTCCAAGCAGTCCACGGAGACAAAGAAGCTCTCTCGGCTCGATATCCTCGCCATGCCCAGAAAACGGGCAGGTTCATTTACAGTGCCCAGCGATTCAGAGACGGCGCAGCCAAGGACAACGGGGTTTTCGGGCCGGAGCGTGGATTCCTACCGCAAGACGGGTGCTTCGGAGGCGAGAGCTGCGGCGaggaaaacagcagctgctgcctctgccaagCAGCCTTTCAGCAGGACCCGTTCAAGCAGTGTCAAGTATTCCTCCTCATCCA CATCAAGGCGGAGAGCACAGGGTTCAGATTACACTTCCACTTCGGAGGAGGAATATGGCTCAAATCACAGCTCTCCTAAACACAAACGCTCCCATACTTCAACAGCCACACAAACACCGAGGATACGTGGCTCTGGGCTGAGCAAGCAGAAGCACAATGGCAGAGAAactgatgatgatgaagatTTTGATGACCACCCCGACCCCTTCAACTTCATGGCACAAACAGCAGAGATAGCAGAAATAGCCAG GCTCAGCCAAACCTTGGTGAAGGATGTGGCCATCCTTGCTCGAGAGATTCACGATGTTGCTGGAGATGGAGACTCACACAGTTCATCAGGGACAGGACCAAGCACCTCCCTCATCTCTGTGCCCAACACTCCTGCTTCCACCATATCAGCAAGAGAAGAG GTTATCTTTGACAATCTGATGTTGAATCCAGTGTCCCAGTTATCACATGCAATCcgtgaaaatacagaaaacctagctgaaaaaatgaa GATTCTGTTTCAAAACTCAGAAAGCAcctgggaggagatggaggccAAAATTAACCTGGAAAATGAAGTGCCAATCCTGAAGACATCAAACAAG GAAATCAGTTCTATCCTGAAGGAGCTCAGGAGAGTTCAAAAACAGCTTGAAG tcatAAATGCTATCATTGACCCTACTGGAAACTTGGATATAGTTGCCAGTAAcaaagcatctgctgctgctaaaCAATCTACAGCCACTAAAGTCAGGACTGCTAACACTTCTGCATCCACACTGGAGACTTTGTCCCCAGCACAGATGAGAAACTACACACAGAAATCGAACTGTGGCTCTTCTAGCTTACAAGATTCAAATTTCATTCCAGATGGAGAGAAATACGTGATCTGA